The Bdellovibrionales bacterium DNA segment TTCGTATTGGGATCTCGGGCTCTCCCGGTGTGGGAAAAAGCACTCTCATCGAAACACTCGGATTAGAATTTATTAAGTTAGGTTATCACGTGGCCGTTTTGGCGATTGATCCTTCCAGTGATATTTCCCAGGGAAGTATTTTGGGAGATAAAACGCGAATGGAAGATCTGTCCCGAAAGGAAGAGGCGTTTATTCGCCCCTCACCCAGTCGAGGCTTTTTGGGTGGGATTGGCATTGCTACTCGCGATGCGATTCGCCTGTGCGAGGTGGCTGGCCATGACATCGTCATTGTAGAAACCGTAGGAGTGGGGCAGTCGGAGAGCTTAGCGGCTCAGCTTGTGGATTACTTTGTCTATGTCTCGATTCCTGGAGCGGGTGATGACTTGCAGGGAATTAAAAAAGGGGTTCTCGAGCGCACGGATGCTGTTGTGATCAATAAAGTGGACGGGCAAAATAAAGTGGCGGCGGAGATTGCACAAAAGCAGTACCAGTCCTCTCTTAAAATTTTAAGAGCGGCCGATATTCCGGTGTATCTGGTGAGTGCGCTACAAAAGACAGGGATGGTGGAGCTCACTCAACACTTTAAGAAGGTGTGGGGAGATCATAAAATGGAAATTTTATCTCGCCGGCAAACGCAGGAAAATTTTTGGGTGCGCATTTATCTCGATTATTTTTTAAAACTCAAAGTCGACGGCGCTCTCCGCAGCCACCCTCAAACGCCAACCTTGTCGAACGAAAACTCCGCTCGCAAACAAGCCCGCCACCTCCTCACCACCCTCAAATTCTAATCCGTCCGGTCGGTACGCCGATACTTTTTGAGAACCGGTGCATTATTCATAATGCACCGGTTCTCAAAAAGTATCGGCGTACCGACCGGAGGCCTTCGGTGCTGACCGGACGAAAGGTGTGATTTTTGGGGGAGGTGGGTCTAGGGAGCTCCGACTATTGGGGATCTCGATTTACTTTCATTCTTTGGAAACGATAAAATAGGGGGAATGCGTAAGCTTATTTCTCTGCTCTTTATTATTCCATTTCTCACTCTAAGTTTATCGTCTTGCACGACCAGCGAGGACGAGACCGAGGACAACGCGATCGAAGCGGAATTGAATTCTGAGCTGGAAGACATGGAAGGCTCTGGTACCAACGCCGATCTTGATGTCGAGAGTGATGATGGCCTCGAGGACTTTGACGATACAAATTTCGAGGATGATGGGAAAGAGTTCGCTTCCGATTCCACGACGGACTCATCGACCGACGACGACTTTTTCTCAGATGCGGACACGCCTCCGTCCGGTCCGGGAAATAATCCTCCGGTCCTTGCCGAAAACGATCTCAAGCAGGAACTTCAGCAGGGCGCAGTGCCTCCTCCGGCCTCGGCGGACACCGCAGGCACCGCTGTTCAAGCCCCTTACCCCGAAGATATTCCTCCCGCAGTCCCTTTGCCTAAAGATAACGGCGCTAATGGACCTGTCACGTCTCGATCGACATTTCCTCGTATTGAAGACTACGAAAGCATTAATCCTACGCCCGATGTTCCCAAAGATGATTTAGGTGTGGCCGATCCTCTTGTGTCCCAAGTCGATGCGCCTCTCCCGTCCATGCGGGCGGCGAAAGAAGTCGTTCCTATTTCGAAGATCGGTAAGGATCCGTTTTTTAGAAACGAACGTATCATGAACACCGTTTACATCGCTCGCCCCGGTGATGACATGGGCACCATCAGTCAGAAAATTTTTAACGAAGATCGAACCGCACAGCTGCTCGCCGATAATCCTCATATCAGTAAAGGGATCGAACCTGGCGATAAGGTCTATTACAATTCGATCAATCGACCGGAAGATAAAAAGACCATCATGACTTATTTTGAAGACAGTCGTTATGCTCCTCAGTATTACACCACAAAAAATGATGATGATATTCGAAAGATCGGCCAACAGCTTTTAGGCTATGCCGATGCGTGGAAAGAAATTTGGGCGGTGAACGACAGTTTGCAAACTCAAGCCATGCTCCCTGCAGGGTTAAAGATAAAATATTGGACCGGCAACGAAGTGCGCGAGACTCCGCCACCTAAGGCCACTCCCGTAACCACAGAGCCCGAGGTCGTTGCTGAGACTGAGCCAAAGCAGGAAGCCGAAATTCCTTTAAATATTACCAATATCGAGACACCACTTCCGACCACGTCGGGTACGACGGTGAATACGGATGATCCCGCTTTATCGGCAGGGATCACAGAGCCTTTACCTATGGCTCCAGATGCCTCTGTGCCACCGACACCCAACACGCCTCAAGTGAAAGACGGTAGCTCTACAACTACGATTGCGGCACTGGCTTTGATCGCTATGGCGGTGATCATTCTCGTGGCGATTCAAATTAAGAATCGTCGCAAAGATCCCGGAGCTATGCCTCCGAGCCTTGAATTCACGAAAGTGTAAAGCGCAGTTCATTTCCTTTTTTTTCTGTCACTCGAACCTGGGGCAGGTCCCCTCGTTTGATTTGTGGCGCGGGGCCGGCGCGCTCTAGCCAGGATAAGTATTCGCGCTCGGAGTTGCGACAATAGAGCCACCGTGTTTTTCCCTTTTCGTGGAGCTCGTCGCTGACCACTCGACCCTCATTTGAATTTTTGTTCTGGGACGACTTACTGAGGAGTAAGTACGAGTAAGTGAGAGTATTGTTCTTAATGGGAAGTTGGGCCTCGATGGCAGAAAACCAGGCGGGCTGCTCCCAGTGAATTCGATCATGGCACCAATCCGTCTTCGAGTGAGTGAGAAGGGGGCAGGCCTCACGATGGGTGCACGGGGCGAGGATTTCGAATTGGGCCTCCATAAAAGTGGAGCGCAAAGCCATGAGATTTCGACCGATCTTTTGGGTGGAGGGCTCAACGATCAAAACCGTGTCCAGTTGAGAGACCCACCGAGGGAGCGTCGCTAACTCATTGAGAGAATAACTCATCACTCCCCAGCTTCGAGAGTTGGGAGTCGAATCGTAAGCGGCGGTCCATTGAAGGATGGGCGAGCTCTCGAGAAAGCCGTAGAGCTCCTTGGCGGCGCCGCTCTTTTCGATGGCCGTGTAGGGTGTTTGCGGGGTGATCCAATCGCTATCGAGAAGAGCCAGTCGGCTACTTCCTAAACCGAAGCCAAAATCGAGCACAGGAGCGGTGGTGTTCTTGGGAATGTGGCTTTTGGCCTCATCGAGAATCTTAAGATGGCGAACGTAATTGAGCGGAAAAAAGTAACTGAGATAGGCCACTTGCGACTGGGTTTTGCTCCATGGAGTTTCTCGGCCCCCCTCTTGATAGAAGTGAGACAGCGAAAGAACGCATTCGGCAATCTTTGATGGTTGATTTAACGAGTACCCCAGCTTTGCTAAAGCTCTCTCGATTTTCGCTTGATATTTCTCGGGAAAGGAATAAATTTTCGGCACTAACACGTCTTAAAATGGAGAGTGTATTATGTCAGCAAAGAAATCGAGTTCGAGTAAAACGACTAAAACCGTTAAAAAAACGCCCAAGAAGACAGAAGTCGCCGCCGCCCCCAGTGCGATCGTCGGCAAAAAAGTGGGCAAATTTTCGTTAGAAGCCACTGATGGCGTTATTACTGAAAAAGACATTTCCACTCCCACCGTTTTGTACTTTTACCCCAAAGATAATACCAGCGGTTGCACCCAAGAGGGTCATGATTTTAAAGACAAATTCATGCAATTTAAAAAGTTAGGTGTAAAAGTTTATGGGGTCTCTCGCGACTCCATCAAGTCCCACAATAGCTTTCGCCTCAAGCAGCAGTATCCCTTCCATTTGATCAGCGATCCCGAGGAAAAGCTCTGTAAAATCTTCGACGTGATCAAAGAGAAGAGTCTTTATGGACGTAAATACATGGGTGTGGATCGCAGTACGTTTTTGATCGATGGAAACGGAAAAGTGATTCAAGAGTGGCGCGGAGTTAAAATTCCTGGCCATGTGGAACAAGTTTTAGAGGCGGCGAAAGCCGCCTTCTAAACGGCGGATACAATTACTGACGCGTGTATTTGACTTCGAGTCCATAAGTTCGAAAGACCCATTTGGACTCGGTCACGTTAAAATTCGTGGTGTGGAAGATACTGTTATCCTCCACGAAAAATCCTAAGAAATCGCCCTTTTGGATATCGCCCACGAGGACCTTGGTGAAATCCGCTGTTTCGGTGTACTTCACTGGTGCGTAG contains these protein-coding regions:
- a CDS encoding peroxiredoxin; the encoded protein is MSAKKSSSSKTTKTVKKTPKKTEVAAAPSAIVGKKVGKFSLEATDGVITEKDISTPTVLYFYPKDNTSGCTQEGHDFKDKFMQFKKLGVKVYGVSRDSIKSHNSFRLKQQYPFHLISDPEEKLCKIFDVIKEKSLYGRKYMGVDRSTFLIDGNGKVIQEWRGVKIPGHVEQVLEAAKAAF
- the meaB gene encoding methylmalonyl Co-A mutase-associated GTPase MeaB, whose amino-acid sequence is MKVADLVTQLKAKNRLALARAITLVESENEKDQLEADQLLESLKDVKTESFRIGISGSPGVGKSTLIETLGLEFIKLGYHVAVLAIDPSSDISQGSILGDKTRMEDLSRKEEAFIRPSPSRGFLGGIGIATRDAIRLCEVAGHDIVIVETVGVGQSESLAAQLVDYFVYVSIPGAGDDLQGIKKGVLERTDAVVINKVDGQNKVAAEIAQKQYQSSLKILRAADIPVYLVSALQKTGMVELTQHFKKVWGDHKMEILSRRQTQENFWVRIYLDYFLKLKVDGALRSHPQTPTLSNENSARKQARHLLTTLKF
- a CDS encoding small ribosomal subunit Rsm22 family protein produces the protein MPKIYSFPEKYQAKIERALAKLGYSLNQPSKIAECVLSLSHFYQEGGRETPWSKTQSQVAYLSYFFPLNYVRHLKILDEAKSHIPKNTTAPVLDFGFGLGSSRLALLDSDWITPQTPYTAIEKSGAAKELYGFLESSPILQWTAAYDSTPNSRSWGVMSYSLNELATLPRWVSQLDTVLIVEPSTQKIGRNLMALRSTFMEAQFEILAPCTHREACPLLTHSKTDWCHDRIHWEQPAWFSAIEAQLPIKNNTLTYSYLLLSKSSQNKNSNEGRVVSDELHEKGKTRWLYCRNSEREYLSWLERAGPAPQIKRGDLPQVRVTEKKGNELRFTLS